A section of the Centroberyx gerrardi isolate f3 chromosome 8, fCenGer3.hap1.cur.20231027, whole genome shotgun sequence genome encodes:
- the LOC139914308 gene encoding perforin-1-like, whose translation MASSLSFLLLVLCSLAVAEARLKLFNLRASDLPTGLLGTTDGYVTVYCGSATLGKTSVRNNNPNPWWEEEFSHFDAQQNDVLRLEVYDSDLLYDDLLGTCQRQIKMGTHEHDCFLKKGGTLHYSYTLSEDTH comes from the coding sequence ATGGCCTCCAgtctttccttcctcctgttGGTCCTGTGCAGCCTGGCTGTGGCCGAAGCCCGGCTGAAGCTGTTCAACCTGCGGGCTAGCGACCTTCCCACCGGCCTGCTGGGAACCACCGACGGCTACGTCACGGTGTACTGCGGCTCGGCCACCTTGGGCAAGACGTCCGTCCGCAACAACAACCCCAACCCCTGGTGGGAGGAGGAGTTCAGCCACTTCGACGCCCAGCAGAACGACGTGCTGAGGCTGGAGGTTTATGACAGCGACTTGCTCTACGACGACCTGCTGGGAACCTGCCAGCGACAGATCAAGATGGGAACCCACGAGCATGACTGCTTCCTGAAGAAAGGCGGCACCCTCCATTACTCCTACACCCTCAGCGAAGACACTCATTAG
- the fam151b gene encoding protein FAM151B isoform X1, which yields MSRSRLFTLRITILILIGCFTVYIVWNLKGKTMYDQTLEYFSSPGQIGTRDAAAVRWSHATNSRNRLTEALTGPSHMIEADIIMRGRDPKEPIMGHPPETDSDITLREWLEGVRAHGKGIKLDFKSLEAVAPAVVLLEEVWGELSRPVWINADILPGPGGKAVPLDPAPFLAAVGPLSSNAVLSLGWTTGWTADTDNPGYSWDMVREMEEVCRILKHPVTFPVRAALLAQSFSQLKWLLQQSDRYSLTVWTGQNDKFPVQDLLPYREEFDKSRIYYDLPDSQRTELTT from the exons ATGAGTAGGAGTCGTTTGTTTACCTTGCGCATTACTATCTTGATTTTAATAGGGTGTTTTACAGTTTACATCGTCTGGAATTTGAAGGGTAAAAC GATGTATGACCAGACGCTGGAGTATTTCTCGAGTCCGGGTCAGATAGGAACGAGGGACGCTGCCGCGGTCAGATGGTCCCACGCTACCAACAGCAggaacagactgacagaggCTCTGACAG GTCCTAGTCACATGATTGAGGCTGACATTATCATGAGAGGTCGCGACCCCAAAGAGCCAATCATGGGCCATCCGCCCGAGACGGACAGCGATATCACACTGCGGGAATGGCTGGAAGGAGTTAGGGCGCACGGCAAGGGGATAAAACTAGACTTCAAGAG CCTTGAAGCTGTGGCTCCGGCCGTGGTTCTGCTGGAGGAGGTGTGGGGTGAGCTCAGCCGTCCCGTATGGATCAATGCAGATATCCTCCCAGGGCCTGGAGGAAAGGCCGTTCCCCTGGACCCGGCACCTTTCTTGGCTGCCGTTGGGCCTCTTTCCAGTAATGCTGTGCTCTCCCTTGGCTGGACTACAGGGTGGACTGCTGATACAGATAACCCAG GCTACAGCTGGGATATGGTGCGTGAGATGGAGGAGGTGTGCAGGATCCTGAAGCATCCGGTTACCTTCCCAGTTCGAGCTGCCCTCCTGGCCCAGTCATTCTCCCAACTGAAATggctgctgcagcagtcagaTAG GTACAGTCTTACAGTGTGGACCGGCCAGAATGACAAGTTTCCAGTACAGGACTTACTGCCCTATAGAGAAGAGTTTGACAAGAGCAGGATCTACTATGACCTTCCAGACTCTCAACGGACAGAGCTCACCACATAG
- the fam151b gene encoding protein FAM151B isoform X2 encodes MYDQTLEYFSSPGQIGTRDAAAVRWSHATNSRNRLTEALTGPSHMIEADIIMRGRDPKEPIMGHPPETDSDITLREWLEGVRAHGKGIKLDFKSLEAVAPAVVLLEEVWGELSRPVWINADILPGPGGKAVPLDPAPFLAAVGPLSSNAVLSLGWTTGWTADTDNPGYSWDMVREMEEVCRILKHPVTFPVRAALLAQSFSQLKWLLQQSDRYSLTVWTGQNDKFPVQDLLPYREEFDKSRIYYDLPDSQRTELTT; translated from the exons ATGTATGACCAGACGCTGGAGTATTTCTCGAGTCCGGGTCAGATAGGAACGAGGGACGCTGCCGCGGTCAGATGGTCCCACGCTACCAACAGCAggaacagactgacagaggCTCTGACAG GTCCTAGTCACATGATTGAGGCTGACATTATCATGAGAGGTCGCGACCCCAAAGAGCCAATCATGGGCCATCCGCCCGAGACGGACAGCGATATCACACTGCGGGAATGGCTGGAAGGAGTTAGGGCGCACGGCAAGGGGATAAAACTAGACTTCAAGAG CCTTGAAGCTGTGGCTCCGGCCGTGGTTCTGCTGGAGGAGGTGTGGGGTGAGCTCAGCCGTCCCGTATGGATCAATGCAGATATCCTCCCAGGGCCTGGAGGAAAGGCCGTTCCCCTGGACCCGGCACCTTTCTTGGCTGCCGTTGGGCCTCTTTCCAGTAATGCTGTGCTCTCCCTTGGCTGGACTACAGGGTGGACTGCTGATACAGATAACCCAG GCTACAGCTGGGATATGGTGCGTGAGATGGAGGAGGTGTGCAGGATCCTGAAGCATCCGGTTACCTTCCCAGTTCGAGCTGCCCTCCTGGCCCAGTCATTCTCCCAACTGAAATggctgctgcagcagtcagaTAG GTACAGTCTTACAGTGTGGACCGGCCAGAATGACAAGTTTCCAGTACAGGACTTACTGCCCTATAGAGAAGAGTTTGACAAGAGCAGGATCTACTATGACCTTCCAGACTCTCAACGGACAGAGCTCACCACATAG
- the ankrd34bb gene encoding ankyrin repeat domain 34Bb, translating into MDESTEVRTDGNSLLKAVYLSRLRLTRLLLEGGAYINESNEHGETPLMVACKTHHADTQSVPKHKMVRYLLESGADPNIQDKTGKTALMHACLEQAGAEILSLLLSSGADPTLEDRAGLSALVYAVNSGNKDVLRILLDACKAKGKEVIIITTNKLPSGHQMTKQYLNVPPPPDLEERLHYTPKSCCMSPYEIQLRTPPQGSSASASPLPGSPLLGLRDPQCLGSGPGLAPSQPGSPTQHPSPLRVPGVDKRLNLQRLHSEPWPKSPSSLLLQQSKASSLTEELVDITPEEELSFRVSGLAFHGRPPTVSRHHSIDVKDATGLLKALEHMSGSESRGGSGRRGLGRKMSYDSAASSQHSASHPNLHQDGILPFPQESNPVDKDSSDCLPQMNVSSLQNVVRRRNIGIDHYSSDSQLPQFGSCHPDDSSKNGGGAGGGPEKRKLVNSRSSTLSGSRESLESIVQRRGAAGLERRGSGALLLDHISHTRPGYLPPLNPHAPIPDIGVSPTSSCPLSGSSKTLNGVLPGSKPILPCAPPFPRDLKAKKTLLRRHSMQSEQIKQLVNFEEPFGH; encoded by the exons ATGGATGAGTCAACGGAGGTGCGAACAGATGGAAATTCTCTGCTGAAAGCCGTCTATCTGAGTCGTCTGCGTCTGACTCGGCTGCTCCTGGAGGGAGGGGCCTATATTAATGAGAGTAATGAACATGGCGAGACGCCCCTAATGGTGGCCTGCAAGACACaccatgcagacacacagagtgtACCCAAACACAAGATGGTTCG GTATCTTCTGGAAAGTGGTGCTGATCCAAACATCCAAGACAAGACAGGGAAGACTGCTTTGATGCATGCATGCCTTGAACAGGCTGGAGCTGAAATTCTGTCGCTCCTGCTGAGCAGTGGTGCTGATCCAACTTTGGAGGATCGCGCAGGCTTGTCGGCACTGGTTTATGCAGTCAACTCGGGCAACAAGGATGTCCTCAGGATTCTGCTGGATGCTTGTAAGGCAAAGGGCAAGGAggttatcatcatcaccaccaacaAACTGCCATCTGGCCATCAGATGACCAAGCAGTACCTCAATGTCCCCCCGCCTCCTGATCTGGAGGAGCGTCTGCATTACACCCCAAAATCTTGTTGCATGTCTCCATATGAGATCCAGCTACGCACTCCTCCACAAGGGTCTTCGGCAAGTGCTTCTCCCCTACCTGGTAGCCCTCTTCTTGGCCTGAGGGATCCCCAGTGTTTAGGCTCGGGGCCTGGTCTAGCCCCATCTCAACCAGGTTCTCCAACCCAACATCCTAGTCCATTACGAGTTCCTGGTGTGGATAAGCGACTTAATCTCCAGAGGCTACACTCAGAGCCGTGGCCAAAGAGTCCTTcttccctgctgctgcagcagagtaAGGCCTCCTCACTTACAGAGGAACTGGTGGACATCACCCCTGAGGAGGAGCTGTCCTTCAGAGTCAGTGGCCTTGCCTTCCATGGAAGACCTCCAACTGTTTCTCGCCACCACAGCATCGATGTCAAAGATGCAACTGGGCTTCTGAAAGCCCTAGAGCACATGTCTGGTAGTGAGAGTAGGGGGGGCAGTGGAAGGAGAGGCCTTGGTAGAAAGATGTCATATGACAGTGCTGCAAGTTCACAACATTCTGCGTCACACCCAAACTTGCATCAAGATGGAATTTTACCCTTTCCCCAAGAGTCCAATCCTGTGGATAAAGATTCCTCTGATTGTCTGCCACAAATGAACGTCTCCAGTCTGCAAAATGTGGTCCGCCGGCGGAACATTGGCATTGACCACTACAGTTCTGACTCCCAGCTGCCACAGTTCGGCAGCTGCCATCCAGATGATAGCTCCAAGAATGGTGGTGGAGCTGGAGGGGGACCAGAAAAGCGCAAGCTAGTCAACAGCAGGTCGTCCACCCTGTCTGGCTCCAGGGAGTCTCTGGAGAGCATTGTCCAGAGACGAGGTGCTGCTGGGCTGGAGCGTAGAGGCTCAGGGGCCCTTCTTCTGGATCACATCTCCCACACTCGACCTGGATACCTGCCCCCTCTGAACCCCCATGCTCCTATACCAGATATTGGGGTCAGCCCCACATCTTCCTGCCCCTTGAGTGGAagcagcaagacactgaatggAGTTCTTCCAGGGTCAAAGCCTATTCTACCCTGTGCCCCTCCTTTTCCAAGGGATCTGAAAGCCAAGAAAACGTTATTGAGACGCCACTCAATGCAAAGTGAGCAGATAAAACAGCTGGTCAACTTTGAGGAACCTTTTGGACACTAG